In the Candidatus Cloacimonas acidaminovorans str. Evry genome, one interval contains:
- a CDS encoding RnfABCDGE type electron transport complex subunit D, whose protein sequence is MKDRFIVSPAPHFHDKTTTKNVMWNVVLALTPALIFAIYYWGFNSLLLTLLGAVSAMVTEAIIQKLRKVPITVSDGSAFLTGMLLAYNINAGAPWWVPVLGAAFAIAIGKQVFGGLGNNPVNPALLGRAFLMASWPTIMTAGWAKPKSGTLSGITDPNLIAVNLQNLSPKAYDLVTGATPLKVAQTLRDSSFVSSLGANAGQGFDLANRIFTNLTDLSALKNLFWGNIGGCIGEVSVFALLLGAAYLLYKNIIEWRIPLFYIGTVFVLSFFLAPLKGSGFSPLLPFFHIFSGGLMLGAFFMATDYTTTPLTKSGRIIFAIGCGILTMVIRLWGGYPEGVCYSILFMNVMTPLIDKLTMPKAFGRVKK, encoded by the coding sequence ATGAAAGATAGATTTATTGTTTCCCCGGCTCCTCATTTTCACGATAAAACCACAACTAAAAATGTGATGTGGAATGTAGTGCTGGCTTTAACTCCCGCTTTAATTTTCGCTATTTATTATTGGGGTTTTAATTCGTTGTTATTAACTCTGTTAGGCGCTGTTTCAGCGATGGTAACAGAGGCAATAATTCAAAAATTGCGCAAAGTTCCGATTACGGTTTCCGATGGCAGTGCTTTTTTAACAGGTATGCTGCTTGCCTATAATATCAATGCTGGAGCTCCCTGGTGGGTTCCTGTTTTGGGAGCTGCCTTTGCCATTGCTATTGGCAAACAGGTTTTTGGCGGTTTAGGCAATAATCCTGTTAATCCCGCTCTTTTAGGCAGAGCTTTTTTAATGGCTTCCTGGCCCACCATAATGACAGCCGGATGGGCAAAACCTAAAAGTGGAACTTTAAGCGGAATAACCGATCCGAATTTGATAGCTGTAAACCTGCAAAATTTATCTCCCAAGGCATACGATCTGGTAACAGGCGCTACTCCCTTAAAAGTAGCTCAAACCTTAAGGGACAGCAGTTTTGTATCTTCGCTTGGTGCAAATGCCGGTCAAGGTTTTGACTTGGCAAATCGTATTTTTACCAACTTAACCGATTTGTCTGCCTTAAAAAATCTTTTCTGGGGCAATATTGGTGGTTGCATTGGTGAAGTTAGCGTATTTGCTTTGCTTTTAGGTGCGGCTTATTTGCTTTATAAGAACATAATTGAATGGCGAATTCCCCTTTTCTATATTGGAACTGTATTTGTGCTCTCTTTCTTTTTGGCTCCGCTGAAAGGTTCAGGTTTCAGTCCGCTATTGCCGTTTTTCCATATTTTTTCCGGCGGTTTGATGTTAGGTGCTTTTTTTATGGCAACGGATTATACAACAACACCGCTAACGAAAAGCGGAAGGATAATTTTTGCCATCGGTTGTGGAATTTTAACTATGGTTATTCGTTTGTGGGGTGGTTATCCGGAAGGCGTATGTTACAGCATTTTGTTTATGAATGTAATGACCCCTTTGATTGATAAACTTACTATGCCCAAAGCATTTGGGAGGGTAAAAAAATGA
- a CDS encoding electron transport complex protein RnfA, with amino-acid sequence MGFLGQLFTMAISAILIQNFVLSRFLGLCPYLGVSKKMDSAFGMGMAVIFVMTLASAFCYLIYQYILVPFELEYLQTLAFILTIAALVQFVEMFIKKNSPALYKSLGVYLPLITTNCAVLGVAILNITPLADGTRYNFIWAVLNGFLSGVGFTFVLLAMAGIRERLEMVEMPKSMRGMPSGLILAGTMALAFYGFMGMKF; translated from the coding sequence ATGGGATTCCTTGGACAACTTTTCACAATGGCAATTTCTGCCATTTTAATCCAGAACTTTGTTCTTTCCCGTTTCTTAGGTCTTTGCCCTTACCTGGGGGTTTCCAAAAAAATGGATTCTGCCTTCGGAATGGGGATGGCTGTTATTTTTGTGATGACCTTGGCTTCTGCTTTTTGCTATTTGATTTATCAATACATCCTGGTTCCTTTTGAACTGGAATATCTGCAAACCCTGGCTTTTATTTTGACAATTGCAGCGTTGGTGCAGTTTGTAGAAATGTTTATTAAGAAGAACTCTCCTGCTCTGTATAAATCCCTGGGCGTCTATCTTCCCTTAATTACAACCAACTGTGCCGTTTTAGGTGTGGCTATTCTGAATATTACTCCTTTGGCGGATGGAACGCGTTACAATTTCATTTGGGCTGTCTTAAACGGCTTTCTTTCAGGCGTTGGTTTCACTTTTGTCCTTTTGGCAATGGCGGGAATTAGAGAACGTTTGGAAATGGTGGAAATGCCAAAAAGTATGCGTGGAATGCCCAGCGGTTTAATTCTTGCCGGAACAATGGCTTTGGCTTTTTACGGTTTTATGGGAATGAAGTTTTAA
- a CDS encoding T9SS-dependent choice-of-anchor J family protein, giving the protein MKKYWLIILALTLVTAIFADGNRYQVIAYGEDFESGAPGWTHYDATVSPNNWHIYNFGGTQGNVWWMGDPALAQGSNIGGYYNHQYLVLDTPARTLTSANATLTFKMRHNVEDPAGATAPWNGWDACNVRISTNGGATWTPISGNPAYDCTSAYSFGFEHGEGQGIPGWGGVREWTNCTFDLSAYVGQSVKIRFAFASDPAYCTSDAPAMYGMMVDDISFGGYSNNGVDDGQMTYSSLVPVGEDLWHIATDATAPSPTHCIVCQNASGSYNTNMLNYLVSPPVTLPNSGDMWVDFMVKGSYNDPNTFPEVDYFGWEISVDGGNTWYAMSNPYGTPEGNNYVYTGLQDAWQSMTEGFGLSFFITEYHGETAIFRWYFKSDADTPDGVGMFIDDFRVYNDVFIAAPENLTAAVSGNSVTLTWNEPGSGGGGGEEGWIYYCGEPAGNSIGTNGVADFSVAAKWDAIGETNSIYPYVGMNITKIKFVPAEPTTLCSYAVRIWTGAAGVLVYDQAVPTITEDVWNEVILTTPYTIPAATTIMVGYRCNATGGYPAGCDNGPQVEGYGNMIYMNNNWHTLTAESASLTYNWTIQVYVADATGKEYVLGELPMNNSFAEGKFGVHYTEPVRGRDVTGYKVYRDAGYVATVDGNVLTYTDTQVPGGPHSYYVTAMYGTVESGASNTVSVFILPDGHYEINHDDGTAEQGFSVGATKQMAVKFECNDEYDLKYVKVYVHTLGTAGIVIRVYDANGPNGMPGAQLVTQYQYPAASVVAGWNFITLPTPAHLNNQAFYVALFETSGASQIGLDTSSNGFSYQNTSGSWEPVTTGEIMVRAIIQGGNAGEDLTLPPLVLDARNYPNPFNPETTISFSIPASGQTSVKIYNLKGQLVRTLVNETMNAGYQKVVWNGTDDNQKSVASGIYFYRVNNAGKTITLKMLLAK; this is encoded by the coding sequence ATGAAAAAGTATTGGCTGATTATCTTAGCCCTTACACTCGTAACAGCAATCTTTGCCGACGGCAATCGCTATCAGGTTATTGCTTATGGTGAGGATTTTGAATCCGGGGCTCCTGGCTGGACTCATTACGATGCTACGGTTTCACCTAATAATTGGCATATTTACAATTTTGGCGGAACCCAGGGAAATGTCTGGTGGATGGGAGACCCGGCTCTGGCTCAAGGAAGTAATATTGGTGGTTATTATAATCATCAATACCTTGTTTTGGATACCCCGGCAAGAACTTTAACTTCTGCCAATGCAACTTTAACTTTCAAAATGCGTCACAATGTAGAAGACCCTGCGGGGGCTACTGCACCTTGGAATGGTTGGGATGCCTGTAATGTAAGGATTTCCACTAATGGCGGAGCTACTTGGACACCTATTTCCGGAAATCCTGCTTATGATTGTACTTCCGCTTATTCCTTCGGTTTTGAACATGGCGAAGGACAGGGAATTCCCGGTTGGGGTGGAGTTCGGGAATGGACTAATTGCACTTTTGACCTTAGTGCTTATGTGGGACAAAGTGTGAAAATCCGTTTTGCTTTTGCTTCCGATCCGGCTTACTGCACAAGCGATGCACCTGCAATGTATGGAATGATGGTTGATGATATCAGTTTTGGTGGATACAGCAATAACGGAGTAGATGATGGTCAAATGACCTATTCTTCTCTGGTTCCTGTTGGAGAAGACCTTTGGCATATAGCAACTGATGCTACAGCTCCTTCACCTACACATTGTATTGTCTGCCAAAATGCTTCCGGCAGTTATAATACTAATATGCTGAACTATTTAGTCAGTCCTCCTGTTACTTTACCTAATAGTGGAGATATGTGGGTGGACTTTATGGTGAAGGGAAGTTACAATGATCCGAATACCTTCCCGGAAGTGGATTATTTTGGCTGGGAAATTTCTGTAGATGGTGGAAATACCTGGTATGCAATGAGCAATCCTTACGGGACACCCGAAGGAAATAATTATGTGTATACAGGCCTGCAAGATGCCTGGCAATCTATGACCGAGGGATTTGGGTTAAGTTTCTTTATTACCGAATACCACGGTGAAACAGCTATTTTCCGCTGGTATTTTAAGTCCGATGCAGATACTCCTGATGGAGTAGGAATGTTTATTGATGACTTCAGGGTCTATAATGATGTATTTATTGCTGCTCCCGAAAATCTGACAGCTGCTGTTTCCGGAAACTCAGTTACCCTTACCTGGAATGAACCTGGTAGTGGAGGCGGAGGTGGCGAAGAGGGCTGGATTTATTACTGTGGTGAACCAGCCGGTAATTCTATTGGCACCAATGGAGTTGCCGATTTTAGTGTAGCTGCCAAATGGGATGCCATTGGGGAAACGAATAGTATCTATCCTTATGTGGGAATGAATATTACCAAGATTAAATTCGTTCCTGCAGAACCTACAACTCTATGTTCTTATGCCGTTCGCATTTGGACAGGAGCAGCAGGTGTATTAGTTTATGATCAGGCAGTTCCTACTATTACTGAAGATGTATGGAATGAAGTGATCCTCACTACACCATATACTATTCCCGCAGCGACCACAATTATGGTTGGATACCGTTGCAATGCAACAGGCGGCTATCCTGCAGGTTGTGATAACGGACCTCAAGTTGAGGGTTATGGCAATATGATTTATATGAACAATAATTGGCATACTCTTACTGCTGAAAGTGCTTCGCTTACATATAACTGGACTATTCAGGTTTATGTAGCCGATGCCACAGGGAAAGAATATGTGTTGGGTGAATTGCCAATGAACAATTCCTTTGCGGAAGGTAAATTTGGTGTTCATTATACCGAACCTGTGAGAGGACGTGATGTTACCGGTTATAAGGTTTATCGTGATGCCGGTTATGTGGCTACTGTTGATGGTAATGTATTAACTTACACCGATACTCAAGTCCCTGGTGGTCCTCATTCTTATTATGTAACTGCTATGTATGGAACTGTTGAATCCGGTGCTTCCAACACGGTAAGTGTTTTCATTCTACCCGATGGGCATTATGAAATCAATCACGATGACGGAACAGCAGAACAGGGATTTAGTGTGGGTGCTACTAAACAGATGGCAGTTAAATTTGAATGCAACGATGAATATGACCTTAAATATGTAAAAGTGTATGTTCATACTTTGGGAACTGCGGGTATCGTTATTCGCGTTTATGATGCTAATGGACCGAATGGAATGCCTGGAGCTCAACTTGTTACCCAGTATCAATATCCTGCAGCTTCAGTTGTTGCCGGATGGAACTTTATTACTTTGCCCACACCGGCTCATTTGAACAACCAGGCATTCTATGTCGCTTTATTTGAGACATCTGGCGCTTCTCAAATTGGCTTGGATACAAGTTCAAACGGCTTCAGTTATCAAAATACAAGCGGTTCCTGGGAACCGGTTACAACTGGTGAAATTATGGTGCGGGCAATAATTCAGGGCGGAAATGCAGGAGAAGATCTTACTCTTCCTCCTTTGGTTCTGGATGCCAGGAATTATCCTAATCCCTTCAATCCCGAAACAACTATCAGTTTCAGTATTCCTGCCAGCGGTCAAACCAGCGTGAAAATTTATAACCTGAAAGGTCAATTAGTCCGCACCCTCGTTAATGAAACGATGAATGCCGGTTATCAGAAAGTTGTCTGGAATGGCACTGATGATAATCAAAAGTCCGTAGCCAGCGGCATATATTTCTATCGCGTAAATAATGCCGGTAAAACTATTACCCTTAAAATGCTGTTAGCCAAGTAG
- a CDS encoding ABC transporter ATP-binding protein, whose product MHGGGSGGGSMGQGNYVEDELKTKIYNKRLLSNMLRYLKPYLKWVILSFLFLLLISGAEVIIPLIQRSAIDDHIVSDKSIAVFAGENDYQNFIKRYQKLGFKEYKYGENHFVIINAKDRNKINRTDLEYLQEKGILKAETVFLLSDKDENINILKKYLPENLHPDTPNLSGWYRIGSKTIAVPKKELNKLPKEERLKVRNETVQKLLILALIFLAIITLRFIASYFQTVITAYFSQNAMADLRHDVFAHLQKMPTKFFDTNPVGRLVTRVTNDIAAIDEMLASGVITLIQDVILIITIVILMLALNWRLALVSFSILPLVIWVIVIFRKKTRVVYREVRKHLAVLNATLAEHIEGQKIIRLFNQYFHKRQEFATINQKYYLASIKQIRLFAFFRPIIHVSSQIAVALIIWYGGGKILQNVITIGLLMAFTQYISKLFEPINDFSDKFNFLQSALASAERIFNLISLTPDDYRVEMHKNIKMKGEIEFQNVWLAYNDEEWVLKDISFKVAPGEKIALVGHTGSGKTSIVNLILGMYPFQKGRILIDGKDIHNYSLADLRRNVGIVQQDVFLFSGNIKDNIALNNNDLTDEEIIRVAKYVNADKFISQLPRGYYEPVMERGATLSTGQRQLIAFARVLAYNPSIFILDEATSNIDTETELLIQDALNKVIKGRTSIIIAHRLSTIQNVDRILVLHKGEIVEEGSHFELLDKQGLYYDLYRLQYTRN is encoded by the coding sequence ATGCATGGTGGTGGCAGCGGTGGCGGTTCTATGGGACAAGGTAACTATGTTGAAGATGAACTGAAAACCAAAATTTACAATAAACGGCTTTTAAGTAATATGCTTCGTTACTTGAAACCCTACCTCAAGTGGGTTATTCTTTCTTTCCTATTTTTATTGTTGATTTCTGGTGCTGAAGTTATTATTCCTTTAATTCAAAGATCGGCTATTGATGATCATATCGTTTCCGATAAGTCCATTGCCGTTTTTGCCGGGGAAAATGATTATCAAAATTTTATCAAACGCTATCAAAAACTGGGATTCAAAGAATATAAATATGGTGAAAATCACTTTGTAATTATCAATGCTAAAGACCGTAATAAAATAAATCGTACTGATCTGGAGTACTTACAAGAAAAAGGAATCCTAAAAGCAGAAACGGTATTTCTGCTAAGCGATAAGGATGAGAATATTAACATCTTAAAGAAGTATCTGCCGGAAAATTTACATCCTGATACACCAAATCTTTCCGGATGGTATAGAATCGGCTCAAAAACAATTGCAGTTCCCAAAAAAGAACTAAACAAATTACCCAAGGAAGAGCGTTTGAAAGTGCGGAATGAGACAGTTCAAAAGCTGTTGATTTTAGCTCTTATCTTTTTGGCTATTATTACTTTACGCTTTATTGCCAGTTATTTTCAAACTGTTATTACTGCCTATTTTTCGCAAAATGCAATGGCTGATTTACGACACGATGTTTTTGCCCATCTGCAAAAAATGCCAACCAAATTCTTTGACACAAATCCTGTAGGGCGTTTAGTTACCCGGGTTACAAACGATATTGCTGCCATTGATGAAATGTTAGCTTCAGGAGTTATAACTCTAATTCAGGATGTTATTTTAATTATTACAATTGTGATATTAATGTTAGCTTTGAACTGGCGTTTGGCTTTAGTGAGTTTTAGCATCTTACCTTTAGTAATTTGGGTAATTGTTATTTTCCGGAAAAAAACCAGAGTTGTCTATCGGGAAGTGCGAAAACATCTTGCAGTTCTAAATGCTACTTTGGCAGAACATATTGAAGGGCAGAAAATTATCCGGCTTTTTAATCAATACTTTCATAAGCGTCAGGAATTTGCCACCATCAATCAAAAATATTATCTTGCTTCCATTAAGCAGATACGCTTATTTGCTTTTTTCCGTCCTATCATTCATGTTTCTTCTCAGATTGCTGTTGCTTTAATCATTTGGTATGGGGGTGGAAAAATACTGCAAAATGTAATCACCATCGGTTTATTGATGGCTTTCACTCAATATATAAGTAAACTTTTTGAGCCCATAAACGATTTTTCGGATAAATTTAATTTCTTACAGAGCGCTTTAGCAAGTGCAGAAAGAATATTCAATTTAATATCGCTTACCCCTGATGATTATAGAGTGGAAATGCATAAAAACATAAAAATGAAAGGCGAAATTGAATTTCAAAATGTGTGGCTTGCCTATAATGACGAAGAATGGGTTCTTAAAGATATCTCTTTTAAGGTTGCTCCGGGAGAAAAAATTGCCCTCGTTGGGCATACAGGCAGCGGCAAAACATCTATTGTAAACCTGATTTTGGGAATGTATCCTTTCCAGAAAGGGAGAATTTTGATTGATGGTAAAGATATACATAACTATTCTTTAGCTGACTTGCGCAGAAATGTAGGAATCGTGCAACAGGATGTTTTCCTCTTTTCCGGAAATATAAAAGATAATATAGCTCTCAACAATAATGACCTTACCGATGAGGAAATTATCAGAGTGGCAAAATATGTTAATGCCGATAAATTTATCAGTCAATTACCTCGGGGTTATTACGAACCGGTTATGGAAAGAGGGGCAACTCTTTCTACAGGACAAAGACAGCTTATTGCCTTTGCCAGAGTGCTGGCTTACAATCCTTCCATTTTTATTCTGGATGAGGCAACTTCCAATATTGATACTGAAACCGAACTTCTTATTCAGGATGCTTTAAATAAGGTTATTAAGGGTAGAACTTCTATAATAATTGCTCATCGTCTTTCTACCATTCAAAATGTAGACCGCATCTTAGTGTTGCATAAAGGTGAAATTGTAGAAGAAGGTTCGCATTTTGAACTTCTTGATAAACAGGGCTTATATTATGACTTATACAGGTTACAGTATACCCGAAATTGA
- the rsxE gene encoding electron transport complex subunit RsxE, with protein sequence MSFMKELTKGIIKENPTFVIVLGMCPTLATSTSVNNAIGMGLAATFVLICSNIFISLIKNITPDKIRIPVYVIVIAAFVSIVDMCMAAYLPALHKSLGLFIPLIVVNCIIMGRAEAYANKNNVINSIADGIGMGLGFTLALSVVATIREILGNGTWLNMRVMPKTYDPMLITLLAPGAFITLGLLMALMNMLKEKK encoded by the coding sequence ATGAGCTTTATGAAAGAATTAACCAAGGGCATAATAAAAGAAAATCCTACTTTCGTGATTGTATTGGGGATGTGCCCTACTTTAGCAACTTCCACATCTGTAAATAATGCTATTGGAATGGGATTGGCAGCAACTTTTGTATTGATTTGTTCCAATATCTTTATTTCGCTGATTAAAAATATAACCCCCGATAAAATCCGTATTCCTGTTTATGTAATTGTAATTGCAGCTTTCGTTTCCATTGTGGATATGTGTATGGCTGCTTATTTACCGGCTTTGCATAAATCCTTGGGTCTGTTTATTCCGTTGATTGTAGTGAATTGTATCATAATGGGTAGAGCCGAAGCTTATGCCAATAAGAATAATGTAATCAATTCCATTGCCGATGGCATTGGAATGGGGCTGGGGTTTACTCTTGCTCTATCGGTTGTTGCTACAATCCGGGAAATTTTAGGTAATGGCACCTGGTTGAATATGAGAGTTATGCCTAAAACTTATGATCCGATGCTGATTACTTTGCTTGCTCCAGGTGCTTTTATCACTTTAGGACTTTTGATGGCATTGATGAATATGCTGAAGGAGAAAAAATAA
- a CDS encoding RnfABCDGE type electron transport complex subunit G: MKIYLQLGLILLAFCVVATALLAYVNSLTKPQIDSIQQKEAEETRRQLIPDSDFEEIKGDFTYYIAKDNKTKDVKGYVFTAEKNGYNGPVKTMAAIDKDFNIIAIKVIQQTETPGLGTNSTQPKFTAQFKGKSVEQLIVDKDGGVPPNCIKAITGATITTRAVTNSLKESIELLKKLVQEKSASTIETQAEEEVHK; encoded by the coding sequence ATGAAAATATATTTACAGCTTGGCTTAATATTACTTGCCTTTTGTGTAGTGGCAACTGCACTTTTGGCTTATGTGAATTCCCTTACTAAACCTCAAATTGATTCTATACAACAAAAAGAAGCGGAAGAAACCCGTCGCCAATTGATTCCGGATAGCGATTTTGAGGAAATAAAAGGGGACTTCACCTATTACATAGCTAAAGATAATAAAACTAAAGATGTGAAGGGCTATGTTTTTACGGCAGAAAAAAATGGCTATAACGGTCCTGTAAAAACAATGGCTGCCATAGATAAGGATTTTAACATTATAGCTATTAAAGTAATTCAACAAACAGAGACACCCGGCTTGGGAACAAATTCTACCCAACCTAAATTTACCGCTCAATTCAAAGGTAAATCGGTTGAACAATTGATTGTAGATAAAGATGGTGGCGTTCCTCCTAATTGTATAAAAGCTATAACAGGAGCTACTATCACTACCCGGGCAGTAACCAATTCCTTGAAAGAATCCATAGAATTGTTAAAAAAACTGGTTCAGGAAAAATCTGCCTCTACCATAGAAACACAGGCAGAAGAAGAGGTGCACAAATGA
- a CDS encoding RnfABCDGE type electron transport complex subunit B: MLYLIVVPMAATGFSAILLPVAIMGSLGLIFGLILAFASKVFPVTVDERIEKIIEVLPGANCGACGQPGCSGYATAIVNEGKDLNLCAPGGPAVVEKIAQIMGKEATAIDKKIAVIHCSSGGKNNTKWKYAYQGIESCLSAVNIADGPNLCSYGCVGFNDCIAACKFDAISIDNEGMRVIDREKCTGCGACVTACPRKLIMLVPESMNVFISCSSKDKNPLPKQNCGADKPCIGCSLCAKKCPAEAITVENNIARIDYGKCTDCGTCATVCPTKAIIDLKAGSRPEG, translated from the coding sequence ATGCTTTATCTAATTGTTGTTCCAATGGCTGCAACCGGTTTTTCTGCCATTTTGTTGCCGGTTGCTATTATGGGTTCTCTGGGTTTGATTTTTGGGCTAATTCTTGCCTTTGCTTCCAAGGTCTTTCCCGTTACCGTTGATGAACGCATAGAAAAAATTATAGAGGTTTTGCCCGGAGCTAATTGTGGCGCTTGTGGTCAACCTGGATGTTCAGGATATGCTACAGCTATTGTGAATGAAGGAAAGGACTTGAATTTATGCGCTCCCGGAGGTCCTGCTGTAGTAGAAAAAATAGCTCAAATTATGGGTAAAGAAGCAACTGCTATAGATAAAAAAATTGCCGTAATTCATTGCAGCAGTGGCGGTAAAAATAATACTAAATGGAAATATGCTTATCAGGGAATTGAAAGCTGCCTTTCCGCAGTAAATATTGCCGACGGACCCAATCTTTGCTCCTATGGTTGCGTTGGTTTTAATGATTGCATAGCTGCCTGTAAATTTGACGCTATCAGTATTGACAATGAAGGTATGCGAGTTATTGATAGAGAAAAATGCACAGGTTGCGGCGCTTGCGTAACTGCCTGCCCGCGCAAATTAATAATGCTGGTTCCCGAAAGTATGAATGTGTTTATTTCCTGCAGTTCCAAAGATAAAAATCCGTTGCCCAAACAAAATTGCGGAGCCGATAAACCCTGCATTGGCTGTAGTTTGTGTGCCAAAAAATGCCCTGCTGAGGCAATTACTGTAGAGAATAATATCGCCAGGATTGATTACGGTAAATGTACCGATTGCGGAACCTGTGCTACTGTTTGCCCTACCAAAGCTATTATAGACCTGAAAGCAGGTTCACGACCGGAAGGTTGA
- a CDS encoding ABC transporter ATP-binding protein, which translates to MRTFDAVLPYLKKSYTRILGGLVMLILVDLVQLAVPKVMQYAIDHIQERTIDQGGLIWIALIIFVFAIAVMVLRFFWRVLIIGNSHSIEKSLRQDFYDHLLTLSQNFFNKSKTGDLMAYATNDLNAVRMLFGMGLISAMDIVLMTIASFAFMISINGKLTLLAVIPMPIISLTVMYFGRKVHTRFRAVQESFAILSGKVQETISGIRIVKAFCQEKTELKKIDDVSHDFVNQNIALAKIAGVFHPFMGFIVSISMIITIYFGGKSAIRGEISVGGFIAFFQYLGMLVWPMIAIGWIVDIYQRGTASLKRLNEIFEIKPEIDDVFADERITHLEGKILFQNLFFRYSDNLPLIFKDITAGIEVGKTLAIVGPTGCGKTTLIELLVRIYNPPRNSIYVDDYELYTIPLNVLRRDIVLVPQDIFLFSESIADNIRLGNPEASDEEVFEAARIAQVYDEIMEFEQKFETVVGERGVTLSGGQKQRVAIARALLTNPNILILDDALSAVDTKTERRILNSLIEIRKGKTTLIIAHRISSLQHSDLIIVINEGIIAEQGTHQNLLAKGGLYKDLYEKQRIRARLEGEEE; encoded by the coding sequence ATGCGAACTTTTGATGCTGTTCTTCCTTATTTGAAGAAGAGCTACACCCGAATTTTGGGTGGACTGGTAATGTTAATTCTGGTGGATCTGGTGCAGCTTGCTGTTCCCAAAGTAATGCAATATGCCATAGATCATATTCAAGAAAGGACAATAGATCAAGGGGGTTTGATTTGGATTGCCTTAATTATCTTTGTCTTTGCCATTGCGGTAATGGTTTTAAGGTTTTTTTGGCGAGTTCTGATCATTGGCAATTCACATAGTATAGAAAAAAGTTTAAGACAGGATTTTTACGATCATCTGTTAACCTTATCCCAAAATTTTTTCAATAAAAGCAAAACAGGTGACTTGATGGCTTATGCCACAAACGATCTGAATGCAGTTCGGATGCTCTTTGGAATGGGTTTAATCTCTGCAATGGATATTGTTTTAATGACTATTGCTTCCTTTGCTTTTATGATTTCTATCAATGGCAAGCTGACATTGCTGGCAGTTATTCCTATGCCTATTATATCATTAACTGTTATGTATTTCGGCAGAAAAGTGCATACCCGTTTTAGAGCTGTGCAGGAAAGTTTTGCCATTTTAAGCGGTAAAGTTCAGGAAACCATTTCCGGTATCAGAATAGTGAAGGCATTCTGTCAGGAAAAAACGGAGCTGAAAAAAATAGATGATGTTTCTCACGATTTTGTAAATCAAAATATTGCTCTTGCCAAGATTGCAGGCGTGTTTCATCCTTTTATGGGTTTCATAGTAAGCATCAGTATGATTATTACTATTTACTTTGGAGGCAAATCTGCTATTCGGGGAGAAATAAGTGTAGGTGGCTTCATTGCTTTCTTCCAATATCTCGGAATGCTTGTTTGGCCTATGATTGCTATTGGTTGGATTGTAGATATATATCAAAGAGGAACTGCTTCTCTGAAACGGTTGAATGAAATATTTGAAATAAAACCCGAAATTGATGATGTCTTTGCGGATGAACGCATAACACATCTGGAAGGTAAAATCCTATTTCAGAATTTATTTTTCCGCTATAGCGATAATCTGCCTTTAATTTTTAAAGACATCACAGCAGGTATTGAAGTAGGAAAAACACTGGCAATCGTTGGTCCTACAGGTTGCGGTAAAACTACCTTAATTGAACTTTTAGTAAGGATCTACAATCCTCCGCGAAATAGTATTTATGTAGATGATTATGAGCTGTATACTATTCCGTTGAATGTTTTGCGCAGAGATATTGTTCTTGTTCCTCAGGATATTTTCCTATTTTCAGAATCTATTGCCGATAACATTCGTTTGGGCAATCCTGAGGCTTCCGATGAAGAGGTTTTTGAGGCGGCTCGTATTGCCCAGGTCTATGATGAAATAATGGAATTTGAACAGAAATTTGAAACCGTTGTGGGAGAAAGAGGTGTTACTCTTTCCGGAGGACAAAAACAACGCGTAGCTATTGCCAGAGCGTTGCTTACCAATCCTAATATATTGATTTTGGATGATGCTCTTTCAGCAGTGGATACAAAAACCGAGCGGCGCATTCTGAACAGCTTAATTGAAATTCGGAAAGGGAAAACAACTCTTATCATTGCCCACCGCATTTCTTCCCTGCAACATTCTGATTTGATAATCGTGATTAATGAAGGTATTATTGCAGAACAGGGAACTCATCAAAACCTTCTGGCTAAAGGTGGATTGTATAAAGACCTCTACGAAAAACAAAGAATTAGAGCACGCTTGGAAGGAGAAGAAGAATAA